The Antennarius striatus isolate MH-2024 chromosome 11, ASM4005453v1, whole genome shotgun sequence genome window below encodes:
- the nsmce4a gene encoding non-structural maintenance of chromosomes element 4 homolog A → MKRSRSSGEGVTPRQNGSATPGRGDPQQSHGEEGGGGFGSSNLQKQNGDPGLRREIRSKYRDLINSVQQNREDMLSPSNNKLTEVLEEANKLFKDVRQAREAALDAQLLVVATELGKEKATQMFAEGTDFDPAAYAEHLLSFMGLNRLEDYDDDDDGDDDEEQRNRHTVGGFLPQDAWHRLARRAECCFRTAPSFHYMFGSFHAEPPPPKPRTERQRKAPGKEAKRIMPTQMKKMEDSHQETTEKEVERILGYLKTYHQDDPTSPISYYEFVIDPNSFSRTVENIFHTSFLIRDSLARMYLDDAKLPCIAPTEEGEVDTAGPSTRKQCIISFSQKIWKELIDAYDITDPMIQPLNTQE, encoded by the exons atgaagagaagTAGAAGCAGCGGTGAAGGGGTGACCCCCCGGCAGAATGGCTCTGCTACCCCCGGGAGAGGAGACCCACAGCAGAGCCACGGGGAGGAAGGAGGCGGTGGCTTCGGATCGTCCAACCTGCAGAAACAAAACGGTGACCCGGGACTCAGGAGAGAGATCCGGAGCAAATACAGAGACCTCATCAACTCCGTCCAGC AGAATAGGGAAGATATGCTGAGTCCCTCCAACAACAAATTGACTGAAGTGTTAGAAGAGgcaaacaaactttttaaaGATG TCCGACAGGCTAGAGAAGCAGCTTTGGACGCCCAGCTTCTGGTCGTGGCCACAGAATTAGGAAAGGAGAAAGCCACACAAATGTTTGCTGAGGGCACAGATTTTGATCCTGCTGCTTACGCTGAACACCTG CTGTCCTTCATGGGGTTAAACCGACTAGAAGAttacgatgatgacgatgatggtgatgatgatgaggagcagaGGAACAGACATACAGTAGGAGGCTTCCTCCCACAGGATGCTTGGCACAGATTGGCCAGGAGAGCAGAGTGCTGTTTCAGGACAGCACCGTCCTTTCATTACAT GTTTGGATCATTTCATGCAGAGCCGCCACCTCCGAAGCCAAGGACTGAACGACAAAGGAAGGCACCCGGAAAGGAAGCCAAAAGGATAATGCCCACACAG atgaagaaaatggaagacTCCCATCAAGAAACAACCGAGAAAGAGGTGGAAAGGATTCTGGGATACCTGAAGACTTATCACCAAGATGATC CAACATCCCCAATATCATATTATGAGTTCGTCATTGACCCAAACTCATTTTCCCGGACAGTAGAGAACATTTTCCACACATCTTTTCTGATCAGG GATAGCTTGGCACGCATGTATCTGGATGATGCCAAGCTGCCTTGTATAG CGCCAACAGAGGAAGGGGAGGTGGATACTGCAGGACCATCCACTCGTAAACAGTGCATCATTTCTTTCAGTCAAAAAATATGGAAG GAGCTCATAGATGCCTACGACATCACAGACCCGATGATTCAGCCTCTGAACACACAGGAGTAG